From the Niveibacterium microcysteis genome, the window CCAGCATGCCTATGCCCGTTTGCTGGCCGCTGATCGGCAGTACGACGCGGCGCGGGTGGAGTTCGACAAGCTGGTGACGCTGGCGCCGGACAACGGCGAGATCGGCTACACCCGGGCCTTGCTGTTGCTGCAGGCGGGTGACGCGAATGCGGCGGAGGCTGAATTCAAGCGCCTGCTGGTGCTCGGCAAGCCCGACCCGGATACGGTCCGGATGCAGATTGCCCAGATTCAGGAGGAGCAGAAGCGGATTCCCGAGGCGATTCTGTCGTATCGCGCGATCACCGGCGGTGCGCAGCGCAACTCGGCCTGGATTCGCGCAGCCCTCTTGCAGGCTCGCGGCGGCGATCTGGCTGGGGCGCGCAGCGAACTCGCGCGCCTGCGCGCTGCCGAGCCGAAGGAAGCAAACACCTTCCTGCTTGCCGAAGCGCAGATCCTGCGGGAACTCGATCGCGCGGCCGAGGCCTATGCGCTGCTCGATGCCGCGATTCGCAAGCAGCCTGACCAGACCGAGCTGATCTACGACCGCGCGTTGCTGGCCGAACGCCTGGGCAAGTATGACGAAATGGAGCGCGATTTGCGCCGCCTGATCAAGCTCAAGCCCGACGAGGCGCAGTCCTACAATGCGCTCGGCTATTCATTTGCGGATCGCAACATCCGTCTTGCAGAGGCCAATACACTGATCCGCAAGGCGCTTGAGCTGGCGCCGGACGATGCGTTCATCCTCGATTCGATGGGCTGGGTGCTGTATCGAAGCGGCAATCTGGAATCCGCTTATGAGCATCTGAAGCGGGCGTTCGAGGTGCGGCCGGATCCGGAGATTGCCGCGCATATTGGCGAGGTGCTGTGGATGATGGGGCGCCAGGACGACGCCCGTAAGACCTGGCAGGACGCCCTTGCCGCGCATCCTCAGAATGAGGAACTCGCGAAGGTCATCAAACGTTTCACACCATGAGCTTCGGGCGTCGCATCGCCGCCGCGTTGGGTCTGGTCGCGGCGGCGCTTCTCAATGCTTGTGCCACGGCGCCGCAGCAGGCGCCGCTTCGCGCAGGCGACTATTCGCTGAGCGGCCGCGTGCTGGTCAGGCAGGCCAGCCGCGCCGACGTACTGCGTCTGAACTGGACGCACCTTGGCATGCGCGACACGGTGCGTCTTGAAACGCCGCTGGGGCAGACGGTCGCAGAGCTGCAGCTCGATCCGCAACGCGCGCATGTTCAGCTCGGCGATGGGCGTGCCTTCGAGGCTGCGGATGATGTCGCGCTTGCCGAGCAGGTGATCGGTGTGCCGCTGCCGCTGCGCCAGTTCTCCGGCTGGCTGCGTGCCGAGCCGGGCGCCAGCGCTGTCGCGATCGAGCGGGATTCCGACGCGCGTATCGTGTCGATGCGCGATAGCGGCTGGCTCTTGAGTTATTCCGGCTACGGCGCGGTGGAATCCGTCGCCGGCCCGAGCCTGATCGAAGCCAGGCAAGGAGATGTGGTGGTGCGCGTCAAGATCGAATCGTGGTTGCACGGAGTCGTGGAATGAGTGGTGTGGATGTGCGCGGCCGTGTCGCGCGAGTGCCGGCGCCGGCGAAGATCAATCTGTTTCTGCACGTGGTTGGCCGTCGCGCCGACGGCTATCACCTGCTGCAGAGCGCCTTCCGCCTGCTCGACCGCAGTGACTGGATCACCCTGACGGTTCGCGATGACGGCAAGATCAATCGCCTGTCCGAACTCGCTGGCGTCCCTCCCGAGCAGGATCTGGTCGTACGCGCGGCGCGCCTGCTTCAGCAGAAAGCGGGCGTCGCACTCGGCGTGGATATCGAGGTCGAGAAGCGTCTGCCGATGGGCGGCGGGCTCGGTGGCGGCAGTTCGGATGCCGCGTCGATCCTGCTTGCGCTCAATGTGCTGTGGGGCGTCAATGCCGAGCGCGAAACCTTGCAGACCTGGGGGCTTGAACTCGGCGCGGATGTGCCGTTTTTCATCTTTGGCCGCAGCGCGTTTGTCGAAGGTGTGGGCGAACGGATGCAGCCGCTCGACCTGGCGCCGGCTTGGTATGTTGTGGTCGAGCCCGGCGTTCAGGTGCCAACCGCTGAAATTTTTTCCGCCGAGGATTTGACAAGAAATACAGAACCCACCATAATTGCGAGCTTTCCGGGATCACCAACGCGGAACGATCTTCAGCCAGTCGTATGCCGCCGCTACCCTGCGGTTGCTCAAGCGGTTGAAATGCTCGGCGCGATGGGAGATGCCAGAATGAGCGGTTCTGGCGCCTGTGTGTTCCTGCCTTGCGAGAGCGAGGCCGAAGCGCAGGCAGTGCTCGCAAAGCTGCCCGCCGAAGTGGTGGCGTGGTCGGCGCGGGGGCTGGACTGGCATCCGTTGCACGATTGGGCGGGTCCGGCGCGGTAGAGCAGCAGTAAAGGTTTCTTGGGGAGTCGCCAAGTTGGTCAAGGCACCGGATTTTGATTCCGGCATTCGAAGGTTCGAATCCTTCTTCCCCAGCCAAACACAGCGGGCAGGCCTAGGCCTGCCCGCTGTTTTTCTGTCGGTTCCCGGAACCGGCGGAGAGCGGTTGATCCGGTGCGCGCTGTGCGCTTCGGGTGCTGAAATCTCCAACGCATAGGGGTCGGTCATGGCTTTCGGCAGCCTGATGGTCTTTACGGGTAACGCCAATCCGAAGCTGGCGTCTGATGTGGTCAAGCGCCTTGGTATGTCGATCGGCGCGGCCACCGTGGGTCGGTTCTCCGACGGTGAAGTTAATGTCGAATTGCTCGAAAACGTCCGCGGCAAGGACGTGTTCATGCTGCAGTCGACGTGCTATCCGACCAACGACAACCTGATGGAACTGCTGGTCATGACCGATGCGCTCAAACGCGCGTCGGCCGGCCGTATCACTGCTGCGATTCCGTACTTCGGCTATGCCCGCCAGGATCGTCGTCCGCGCAGCGCCCGTGTTCCGATTACCGCCAAGGTCATCGCCAACATGCTGCAGGCTTCGGGTGTGCAGCGCGTGCTGACGGTCGATCTGCATGCCGACCAGATCCAGGGCTTCTTCGATATTCCGGTCGACAATATCTACTCGACCCCGGTGCTGCTCGACGACCTCGCGCGTCATCGTGGTGACGACCTGATGGTTGTCTCGCCCGACGTTGGCGGTGTGGTGCGTGCGCGTGCCTACGCCAAGAAACTCGAGTGCGATCTGGCGATCATCGACAAGCGTCGTCCGAAAGCCAACGTTTCCGAAGTGATGAACATCATCGGTGACGTCAAGGGCCGTACCTGCGTGATCGTCGACGACATCGTCGACACCGCCGGCACGCTATGCAAGGCAGCCCAGGCGCTCAAGGAAAATGGCGCGAAGAAGGTGCTCGCGTACATCACGCACCCGGTGCTGTCGGGCGCGGCGGTGAGCCGGATTTCCGAATCTGATCTGGACGAGTT encodes:
- a CDS encoding ribose-phosphate pyrophosphokinase gives rise to the protein MAFGSLMVFTGNANPKLASDVVKRLGMSIGAATVGRFSDGEVNVELLENVRGKDVFMLQSTCYPTNDNLMELLVMTDALKRASAGRITAAIPYFGYARQDRRPRSARVPITAKVIANMLQASGVQRVLTVDLHADQIQGFFDIPVDNIYSTPVLLDDLARHRGDDLMVVSPDVGGVVRARAYAKKLECDLAIIDKRRPKANVSEVMNIIGDVKGRTCVIVDDIVDTAGTLCKAAQALKENGAKKVLAYITHPVLSGAAVSRISESDLDELVVTDTIPLREDARGCNRIRQISIGSLLADTIMRINNQQSVSSLFTDE
- a CDS encoding outer membrane lipoprotein LolB; the encoded protein is MSFGRRIAAALGLVAAALLNACATAPQQAPLRAGDYSLSGRVLVRQASRADVLRLNWTHLGMRDTVRLETPLGQTVAELQLDPQRAHVQLGDGRAFEAADDVALAEQVIGVPLPLRQFSGWLRAEPGASAVAIERDSDARIVSMRDSGWLLSYSGYGAVESVAGPSLIEARQGDVVVRVKIESWLHGVVE
- the ispE gene encoding 4-(cytidine 5'-diphospho)-2-C-methyl-D-erythritol kinase; amino-acid sequence: MSGVDVRGRVARVPAPAKINLFLHVVGRRADGYHLLQSAFRLLDRSDWITLTVRDDGKINRLSELAGVPPEQDLVVRAARLLQQKAGVALGVDIEVEKRLPMGGGLGGGSSDAASILLALNVLWGVNAERETLQTWGLELGADVPFFIFGRSAFVEGVGERMQPLDLAPAWYVVVEPGVQVPTAEIFSAEDLTRNTEPTIIASFPGSPTRNDLQPVVCRRYPAVAQAVEMLGAMGDARMSGSGACVFLPCESEAEAQAVLAKLPAEVVAWSARGLDWHPLHDWAGPAR
- a CDS encoding tetratricopeptide repeat protein — encoded protein: MSPRPLLKTVSRLVLGLCLGAGVFVARADEPAATQSAPAQSPAAEQASALTPQVLYQFLLAEIAGARGNLELASQGYLDLARKTQDARIAHRAAEIALYARRVPDALEAARLWNKLEPDNLQAVQMLAGLLAGGMGQLDELEPQLARILAKSPEGPAGLLMALNGTLQRYPDKAEVRRSVDRLTEPYLKLPEANFARAHAAFNAGDADAALASLDAALVRKSDWEPAALLKAQLQQQQGRTKDAIAFLAAFRSKQPQSVDIQHAYARLLAADRQYDAARVEFDKLVTLAPDNGEIGYTRALLLLQAGDANAAEAEFKRLLVLGKPDPDTVRMQIAQIQEEQKRIPEAILSYRAITGGAQRNSAWIRAALLQARGGDLAGARSELARLRAAEPKEANTFLLAEAQILRELDRAAEAYALLDAAIRKQPDQTELIYDRALLAERLGKYDEMERDLRRLIKLKPDEAQSYNALGYSFADRNIRLAEANTLIRKALELAPDDAFILDSMGWVLYRSGNLESAYEHLKRAFEVRPDPEIAAHIGEVLWMMGRQDDARKTWQDALAAHPQNEELAKVIKRFTP